In one window of Astyanax mexicanus isolate ESR-SI-001 chromosome 18, AstMex3_surface, whole genome shotgun sequence DNA:
- the lrrc8da gene encoding volume-regulated anion channel subunit LRRC8D, translating to MFTLTEVASLNDVQPTYRILKPWWDVFMDYLGLVMLMLAIFAGTMQITKDQVACLPFLEERSKIESTTPYTTHGSMYTSTSSLGTAPLATQDLPDSVVHELHHTEPTTPARSQSIMTATEPQPKGRRTNLDYQQYIFVNQMCYHVALPWYSKYFPYLVLIHTILLMVSSNFWFKYPKTSSKIEHFVSILGRCFESPWTTKALSETACEDSEESKQRIIAGQTSSKQVSTDSQEEATSPTSPMLINTEVTFSTERMVPEGQSLTILDKKDGEQAKALFEKVRTFRAHVEDSDFIYNLYVAQTSVKALKLIFILCYTSTFTSEIKFKHVCKPEIEHLTGYDEFFCTHNMAFMLRKLLFTFMAIISLYGLVCMYALFWLFRRPLKEYSFEKVREESSFSDIPDVKNDFAFLLHMVDQYDQLHSKRFGVFLSEVSENKLREISLNHEWTFEKLRQHVTSNNQDKQELHLFMLPGLPNAVFDITELEILKLELIPEVRISAKISQMINLQELHLYHSPAKVEHTAFTFLRDHLKCLHVKFTDVAEIPPWLYLLRSLRELYLVGGLSSEHNKMIGLESLKELRHLKMLYLKSNLNKIPTNLAELSPHLVKLVVHNDGTKVVVLNSLKKMANLVELELHNCDLERIPHAIFSLINLQELDLKSNSIRTIEEIISFQHLKRLTCLKLWHNRIIAIPQSISHVKNIEILHLSYNKLETLPAALFYLPKLRHLDLSHNSISLIPNEVGLLQSLQYFDITDNKVEILPKQLFRCTKLRVLCLGNNGITVLPEAVGQLTQLTQLELKGNCLGHLPFQLSQCQHLKRNLFVVEEHLFDTLPLETRESMSTDNNVTI from the coding sequence ATGTTCACACTTACAGAAGTCGCCTCACTTAATGACGTCCAGCCGACCTATCGGATACTGAAGCCATGGTGGGACGTCTTTATGGACTATCTCGGGCTGGTCATGCTGATGTTGGCCATTTTCGCTGGGACTATGCAGATTACCAAAGATCAAGTGGCGTGTCTTCCCTTTCTGGAAGAGAGGTCTAAGATAGAGAGTACAACCCCCTACACTACACATGGCTCAATGTACACTTCCACGTCATCACTGGGCACCGCCCCCTTGGCCACTCAGGATCTTCCTGACAGCGTTGTGCATGAACTGCATCACACTGAACCCACTACTCCAGCTAGAAGCCAAAGTATCATGACCGCAACAGAACCTCAACCCAAGGGCCGCAGAACAAACCTGGACTACCAGCAGTACATTTTCGTCAACCAGATGTGTTACCACGTTGCTTTACCTTGGTATTCCAAGTACTTTCCCTATCTTGTCCTCATACACACCATACTGTTGATGGTGAGCAGCAATTTTTGGTTCAAGTACCCCAAGACCAGCTCAAAGATCGAACACTTTGTGTCCATCCTGGGAAGGTGTTTCGAATCACCTTGGACGACGAAAGCACTTTCTGAAACAGCCTGCGAAGACTCGGAAGAAAGCAAGCAAAGAATCATTGCAGGCCAGACCTCGTCCAAGCAAGTTTCCACTGACAGCCAGGAGGAGGCCACCAGCCCGACGTCACCAATGCTGATAAACACCGAAGTGACGTTTTCTACCGAGAGAATGGTTCCCGAAGGCCAAAGCTTGACCATTTTGGACAAAAAAGATGGCGAGCAAGCGAAGGCTCTTTTCGAGAAGGTGCGAACCTTTCGAGCTCACGTAGAAGACAGCGACTTTATCTATAACCTCTATGTGGCGCAAACATCTGTCAAAGCACTAAAGCTCATCTTCATCCTGTGCTATACATCCACTTTCACCAGCGAGATCAAATTCAAACACGTTTGCAAGCCAGAGATCGAACACCTAACTGGATACGATGAATTCTTCTGCACTCACAACATGGCATTCATGTTAAGGAAGCTACTCTTCACCTTCATGGCGATCATCAGCCTTTACGGACTAGTGTGCATGTATGCTCTTTTCTGGCTGTTTCGGCGACCACTCAAGGAGTACTCTTTTGAAAAAGTGCGTGAGGAAAGCAGCTTTAGCGATATACCTGACGTCAAGAATGACTTCGCCTTTCTCCTGCATATGGTCGACCAGTACGACCAGTTGCACTCCAAACGATTTGGTGTTTTCCTGTCTGAGGTCAGCGAGAACAAACTGCGGGAAATTAGCCTCAATCACGAATGGACGTTCGAGAAACTTCGGCAGCACGTGACTTCCAACAATCAGGACAAACAGGAGCTGCATCTGTTCATGCTGCCTGGACTCCCCAATGCTGTGTTTGACATCACTGAGCTTGAAATCCTCAAGTTAGAGCTTATCCCCGAGGTCAGAATCTCAGCCAAGATTTCCCAAATGataaatctgcaggaactgcacttATATCACTCTCCTGCAAAGGTCGAGCACACGGCTTTCACCTTCCTTCGAGATCACCTGAAGTGCCTTCACGTAAAGTTTACAGATGTCGCCGAAATCCCTCCGTGGCTATATCTCTTGAGGAGCCTCAGGGAACTGTACCTTGTCGGCGGTCTAAGCTCAGAGCACAACAAAATGATTGGCTTGGAATCCCTCAAGGAATTGAGACACCTGAAGATGTTATACCTCAAGAGCAATCTCAACAAAATTCCGACAAACCTTGCGGAACTCTCGCCACATCTCGTCAAACTGGTGGTGCACAATGACGGGACTAAAGTGGTGGTTCTCAACAGTCTTAAGAAGATGGCGAACCTTGTTGAGTTGGAGCTCCATAACTGCGATCTTGAGAGGATCCCCCATGCTATTTTCAGCTTGATTAATCTTCAAGAGCTGGATCTCAAATCCAACAGCATTCGGACCATCGAAGAGATCATCAGCTTTCAGCACCTGAAGAGACTCACCTGCCTGAAGCTTTGGCACAACAGGATTATCGCTATTCCCCAATCTATAAGCCATGTGAAGAACATCGAGATCCTTCACCTCTCCTACAATAAACTGGAAACCCTTCCAGCGGCCCTCTTCTACCTCCCCAAACTCAGGCACCTGGATCTTAGCCACAATTCCATTTCGTTGATTCCAAATGAGGTTGGACTTCTCCAGAGCCTGCAGTACTTTGATATAACAGACAATAAAGTAGAGATTCTTCCCAAACAACTGTTCAGGTGTACCAAATTAAGAGTTCTCTGTCTGGGAAACAACGGCATCACCGTCTTACCAGAGGCTGTTGGGCAATTGACTCAGCTCACCCAGCTTGAGCTAAAAGGGAACTGTCTTGGTCACCTTCCGTTTCAGCTCAGCCAGTGTCAACACCTCAAGAGAAACCTCTTCGTTGTGGAGGAACATCTTTTTGACACTCTTCCGCTTGAGACAAGAGAGAGTATGAGTACAGATAACAATGTTACAATCTGA
- the gtf2b gene encoding transcription initiation factor IIB, protein MASTSRADALPRVQCPNHPEAILVEDYRAGDMICPECGLVVGDRVIDVGSEWRTFTNEKATKDPSRVGDAQNPLLNGGDLTTMISKGTGAASFDEFGNSKYQNRRTMSSSDRAMLNAFKEISTMADRINLPRNIVDRTNNLFKQVYEQKSLKGRSNDAIASACLYIACRQEGVPRTFKEICAVSRISKKEIGRCFKLILKALETSVDLITTGDFMSRFCSNLGLPKQVQMAATYIARKAVELDLVPGRSPISVAAAAIYMASQASAEKKTQKEIGDIAGVADVTIRQSYRLIYPRAADLFPPDFKFDTPVDKLPQL, encoded by the exons ATGGCGTCTACTAGCCG tgcaGATGCTCTCCCCAGGGTGCAATGCCCCAATCACCCCGAGGCTATACTGGTGGAGGACTACAGAGCAGGGGATATGATCTGTCCAGAATGTGGCCTGGTAGTAG GTGATCGCGTTATTGATGTGGGTTCCGAGTGGAGGACGTTCACAAATGAAAAAGCCACTAAAGACCCGTCCCGTGTGGGAGACGCGCAGAATCCTCTGCTGAATGGAGGAGATCTCACTACCATGATCAGCAAG GGAACGGGAGCAGCAAGTTTTGACGAGTTTGGCAACTCCAAGTACCAGAACCGTAGAACCATGAGCAGCTCTGACAGAGCCATGCTAAATGCCTTCAAAGAGATCAGCACCATGGCTGACCGCATCAACCTGCCCAGAAACATTGTA GATCGTACAAATAACTTATTTAAGCAGGTTTATGAGCAGAAGAGCCTTAAGGGTAGGAGTAATGATGCGATCGCCTCGGCCTGCCTCTACATCGCCTGCAGACAGGAGGGCGTGCCCAGAACTTTTAAAG AGATCTGTGCCGTGTCCCGTATTTCGAAGAAGGAGATTGGTCGATGCTTTAAGCTGATTCTGAAGGCCCTGGAGACGAGTGTGGACCTGATCACCACGGGAGACTTCATGTCCCGCTTCTGCTCCAACCTGGGGCTGCCCAAACAGGTTCAGATGGCCGCCACCTACATCGCCCGTAAGGCGGTGGAGCTGGACCTGGTGCCGGGCCGCAGCCCCATCTCTGTGGCAGCAGCCGCCATTTACATGGCCTCTCAGGCCTCGGCCGAGAAGAAGACGCAGAAAG AAATCGGAGATATCGCAGGAGTGGCCGACGTGACTATCCGCCAATCTTACCGTCTGATCTACCCGCGAGCTGCTGACCTCTTCCCTCCCGACTTCAAATTCGACACACCAGTGGACAAACTGCCTCAGCtgtga